TACTCTAATACCAGTAGAGTATTGGAACAACATTTCAGAAAATCAACTCTTATACTGTGGAAATTCAACTATTCAAGGATATACCTCTAGTCTAATTATTTTCAAAATGCGCCGAGCGGGATTTGAACCCGCGTCGCCGGCTTGGAAGGCCGGTGTCTATTGGCCAAAAGTTAACCAGGCTGGACTATCGGCGCTCACTTATTTCTTGTAGCCAAACTTTCTTAAAATTTCTTTTCTCCATTTAATTCCTTTTTCATCCTCTATTCCTTTTGGTTTTTCCCCATCAATAACACCAAGTATCCCTCTTCCCTGCTCTGTTTCAGCAACTATAACCTCTACTGGATTCGCAGTTGCACAAAAAATCCTACAAACCTCTTGGACATCCTTTATTCTTGAAAGGACATTTATAGGATAGGCATCTTTCATAAATATTATAAAAGAGTGACCAGCACCTATTTCCATCATCTTATTTCCAGCCTTTTTTTTAAGATGGTCATCATTTCCTTCAACTCTCACCAACCTATCTCCCGAGGACTCACAGAAGGCTAATCCAAACTTTACATTTGGAACGGTAGAAACCATGACTTCGTACAAATCCTCGACAGTTTTTATAAAGTGGGATTGACCTAATATCATATTGACCCCTTCTTCTGGTTCTATTTTTATTACTTTTATTTCCATCAGGCCACCTCAAACTTTCTTTTCCAGAATTTGTCCTCTTTTTTATCTTCTTCAGTTTTTTCCTTCTTTTCAGGTTCAACCTTTTTTTCAACAACAACCTCTTTTATAATTTCAACTATTTTTTCTTGCGGTTTCCAATCAACCTCTATAGACCTTATTTTTCTTGACAGATCAGAAAGTTCAGATTCTTCAACTTCAAGAGGTTTATTTTCTATCAATGGTATCTGATCATTGTATACAGGATAAACCCTTACATGAAAATGGGGTATCTGGGAGAAAATTGATGAAAAGAATATTGTTATCGGGTTGAGCGCTTCCTTTATTTTTTCAGCAACTATCAATGCTGAGCTGAACACCTTTGATGATGTGTCAAAATCCTCATCAAAAGATAGATAGTGTTTTTTTGGCACTACTATGCACATCCCTTTACTCCTCGGCATCACATCCAGAAAACCAACACATTCTTCATCTTCATAAACTATAAAGGATGGTATTTCTTTTTTTGCTATTTTACAGAAAATACAATCATTCATATTATAAATTAATTGAAAAGATTAAAAAAGGTTTTTTTATGTGTTTATTAGCATTACAGTCCACAATGCGACCAGCGGGATTTGAACCCGCGTCCTAAGCTTTTTCCTTGATTATTGGGAAGCTCATATCCTAACCAGGCTAGACTATGGTCGCACATTCTAAATTTAAAAATAAAAATAAAAAAAGAATTATCAATTAATCCTTTGCTAAATCAAAGACAGCTTTTAGTGCAACTACTAATGCTGCTGGTCCAACGAAAACTGCAATGTATGTTACCATTGAGCTAAGGACTTCTCCAATTCCAAATAATTTTATTGCTTCTAGTGCTACTGGATTTATTGCCATCATTGCTATTGCTGCTATCAAAAAGTTGAATACCTCTTTTTCTTGGACATTCATGAATCCTACTATAATTCCAAGCACAACCAAGAGAAATGAGATTGTGCTTTCACTCATCAATCCAGGCAAAAGGCCTGCTACAACTGCTAGCAGGATTCCAACTATGAATGCCCACTTTCCAACTTTGTTTAAATCCTTCTTTGCCATGATTTGATATTAGTTTTAATATAATTTAAAATTTTTGGTTTTTTTCTATTGGTACCAATACTATTTCCAATATCTAATGAACGCCAGGGGAGAGATTTGAACTCTCAAGTCCTTACGGACACTGGATTTCTTGAGTTACTCGAGTCCAGCGCATTGCCTGATTCTGCCACCCTGGCCTTAATTTATTTCTATCTTCAAATAGAAATAATTCATTTTTATTCAACAATATGTTTTTTACTAAAAAAGTTTTATAGGAATTAAAACAAATTAATTTAAGTGATGATGTGGTAT
The sequence above is a segment of the Candidatus Aenigmatarchaeota archaeon genome. Coding sequences within it:
- a CDS encoding adenosine-specific kinase: MEIKVIKIEPEEGVNMILGQSHFIKTVEDLYEVMVSTVPNVKFGLAFCESSGDRLVRVEGNDDHLKKKAGNKMMEIGAGHSFIIFMKDAYPINVLSRIKDVQEVCRIFCATANPVEVIVAETEQGRGILGVIDGEKPKGIEDEKGIKWRKEILRKFGYKK
- a CDS encoding HIT domain-containing protein, with product MNDCIFCKIAKKEIPSFIVYEDEECVGFLDVMPRSKGMCIVVPKKHYLSFDEDFDTSSKVFSSALIVAEKIKEALNPITIFFSSIFSQIPHFHVRVYPVYNDQIPLIENKPLEVEESELSDLSRKIRSIEVDWKPQEKIVEIIKEVVVEKKVEPEKKEKTEEDKKEDKFWKRKFEVA